One stretch of Leadbetterella byssophila DSM 17132 DNA includes these proteins:
- the pckA gene encoding phosphoenolpyruvate carboxykinase (ATP), with amino-acid sequence MTAISTQIHQNLKPELLIEQAVKLGLASHCETGAPVVRTGKFTGRSPKDKFFVKEGAEHVDWNDFNLPIDEKHFLQLRTDLISYLNTKPEIWSKEVYVGADPEYRIGLTCYTEWPDSSLFVDNMFIEKDENFTSEWTIYQAPGFHANPDIHGTRQGNFAIISLKHKTILIGGTGYTGEIKKGMFTVMNYLLPSERNVLTMHCSANIGKEGDVALFFGLSGTGKTTLSADPNRRLIGDDEHAWTPNGVFNLEGGCYAKVIDLSPENEPQIFQAIRGQALLENVVFHKDSNCIDFSNKSITENTRVSYPLTYIKHAVIPSMGGTPKNIFFLTCDAFGVLPPISKLDADQAMYFFLNGYTAKIAGTEEGIKEPKPTFSTCFGAPFLPLKPSTYAEMLKEKIAESGSQVWMVNTGWTGGGYGVGSRIKLSYTRAMISAALKGELKGVITQKHPIFGVEMPLCCPGVPSLLLNPANTWENKEQYFEESKKLSTLFEKNHQKFTVETV; translated from the coding sequence ATGACGGCTATTTCAACACAAATTCATCAAAACCTCAAGCCTGAACTTTTAATAGAGCAAGCGGTCAAATTAGGATTAGCATCCCATTGTGAAACTGGCGCTCCCGTAGTGAGAACGGGCAAGTTTACTGGCAGAAGTCCCAAAGATAAGTTCTTTGTAAAGGAAGGAGCTGAACATGTAGACTGGAATGACTTTAACCTTCCTATTGATGAAAAGCACTTTTTGCAATTAAGGACAGACCTCATCTCCTACCTGAATACCAAACCTGAGATTTGGAGCAAGGAAGTATATGTAGGCGCTGATCCCGAATATAGAATAGGCTTAACCTGTTATACCGAGTGGCCTGACAGCAGCCTTTTCGTAGACAATATGTTTATAGAAAAGGACGAGAATTTTACATCAGAATGGACCATATACCAAGCCCCAGGTTTCCATGCGAATCCTGACATTCACGGTACGCGACAAGGCAACTTTGCCATCATATCCCTAAAGCACAAGACCATCTTGATTGGCGGGACAGGATATACTGGAGAAATCAAAAAAGGGATGTTCACCGTCATGAACTACTTATTACCTTCGGAAAGGAACGTTTTAACCATGCATTGCAGCGCTAATATAGGCAAAGAAGGAGATGTAGCTCTATTCTTTGGTTTAAGCGGCACAGGCAAAACGACCTTGAGTGCTGATCCTAACCGCAGATTAATCGGGGACGATGAGCACGCATGGACACCCAATGGAGTTTTCAATCTAGAGGGGGGATGTTATGCTAAGGTCATAGACCTTTCCCCTGAAAACGAACCACAAATCTTTCAAGCTATACGTGGACAAGCCTTATTAGAGAATGTGGTATTCCATAAAGATTCTAATTGCATAGATTTTAGCAACAAATCCATTACGGAGAATACAAGAGTTAGCTATCCTTTGACTTATATCAAACATGCTGTCATTCCTTCTATGGGTGGAACCCCAAAGAACATTTTCTTCCTGACCTGTGATGCTTTCGGCGTATTACCTCCTATCAGTAAATTAGATGCTGATCAGGCCATGTACTTCTTCCTGAACGGCTATACCGCAAAGATCGCGGGAACAGAAGAAGGAATAAAGGAGCCAAAACCTACTTTCAGCACTTGTTTTGGAGCACCTTTCCTGCCATTAAAACCGAGTACATACGCGGAGATGTTAAAGGAAAAGATTGCAGAGTCCGGATCACAGGTTTGGATGGTGAATACCGGATGGACCGGCGGAGGTTACGGAGTAGGCTCCCGGATCAAACTAAGTTATACAAGAGCTATGATCAGCGCAGCTTTGAAAGGTGAATTAAAAGGAGTAATTACTCAAAAACACCCCATTTTTGGTGTGGAAATGCCGCTTTGTTGCCCAGGAGTGCCTTCTCTCCTACTAAATCCTGCTAATACATGGGAGAACAAAGAACAGTATTTTGAGGAAAGCAAAAAGCTCTCCACACTGTTCGAGAAAAATCATCAAAAATTCACTGTAGAGACTGTTTAA
- a CDS encoding PhzF family phenazine biosynthesis protein produces the protein MISLKIFHINTFSSEDFKGNPAGVVPMDFWISDDLMQKIANQNGLSETAFFVKTVRGFAIRWFTPEVEVPLCGHATLASGYVLTEFMNHPDERILFESKSGDLEFVKKDGLFYLDFPAFESHEISLDFPFQKALGVQPQKVYQANEDIMAVFRNEEEIAQIRPDFHALLKLKGRGLIVTAPGKKVDFVSRFFAPSLGINEDAVTGSSFTKLFPYWSKELGKTEFQAMQISERTGKVTGQVLNGRVLIGGEAMPYLKGEIYIKS, from the coding sequence ATGATTTCGCTAAAGATCTTTCACATTAACACTTTCAGTTCAGAAGATTTTAAAGGTAATCCGGCGGGGGTGGTTCCTATGGATTTCTGGATTTCTGATGATTTGATGCAAAAGATTGCAAACCAGAACGGCTTGTCTGAGACGGCATTTTTTGTAAAAACGGTGAGAGGTTTTGCCATTCGTTGGTTTACTCCTGAGGTAGAAGTGCCTCTATGCGGGCATGCTACATTAGCCAGTGGTTATGTTTTGACTGAGTTCATGAATCATCCGGATGAAAGAATTTTGTTTGAAAGTAAAAGTGGGGATTTGGAATTTGTCAAAAAGGATGGACTCTTTTATTTGGATTTTCCTGCTTTTGAAAGCCATGAAATTTCTTTAGATTTTCCGTTCCAAAAAGCTTTGGGTGTTCAACCACAGAAAGTGTATCAAGCGAATGAAGATATCATGGCCGTGTTTAGAAATGAAGAGGAGATTGCTCAGATCAGGCCAGATTTTCACGCCTTATTGAAATTAAAGGGTAGAGGTTTGATTGTTACAGCTCCAGGTAAGAAGGTGGACTTTGTTTCCCGATTCTTCGCACCTAGTTTAGGTATTAATGAAGATGCAGTAACGGGCTCTTCTTTTACTAAGCTTTTCCCTTACTGGTCTAAGGAACTAGGTAAAACGGAATTTCAGGCCATGCAGATTTCCGAAAGAACAGGTAAGGTGACTGGACAGGTGCTGAACGGTAGGGTATTGATAGGTGGAGAGGCCATGCCGTACCTGAAAGGGGAGATTTATATCAAAAGCTGA
- a CDS encoding 2-C-methyl-D-erythritol 4-phosphate cytidylyltransferase, protein MSQKIAVIVASGTGSRMGSEIPKQFLPLNGKPVLVHTLEKFLSIHDCHIILVLSEAGKAYWQPISEQFFPDTYIPVITGGDTRYQSVKNALNSLDTDVPTIVAIHDAVRPLVPLNVILNAYVVAEQFGSAVTCVDSKDSVRLITEDRNQALERKKVKLIQTPQTFQWDILKKAYELPYIDSFTDDASVVEAAGYTIHLVEGSYANLKITTPEDLFLAEHLLHESAH, encoded by the coding sequence ATGTCCCAAAAGATTGCAGTGATCGTAGCGTCCGGCACGGGTAGCAGAATGGGGTCAGAAATTCCAAAACAATTTCTCCCCCTGAACGGTAAGCCCGTGCTGGTGCACACACTGGAGAAATTCTTATCCATACACGACTGTCACATTATTCTTGTTCTTTCTGAAGCCGGTAAAGCATATTGGCAGCCTATATCTGAACAGTTCTTCCCTGATACTTATATTCCGGTCATTACGGGTGGAGATACCCGATATCAATCCGTGAAGAATGCACTGAATTCCCTGGATACGGATGTGCCTACTATAGTAGCCATTCATGATGCAGTTCGTCCTTTAGTTCCATTAAACGTAATTCTTAATGCTTACGTAGTGGCAGAGCAATTTGGATCCGCCGTTACCTGTGTAGATAGTAAGGACTCTGTTCGTTTGATTACAGAAGATCGTAATCAAGCTCTGGAAAGGAAGAAAGTGAAGCTCATTCAGACTCCGCAAACCTTCCAGTGGGATATATTGAAAAAGGCGTATGAACTACCTTATATAGATAGCTTTACAGATGATGCCTCTGTAGTCGAAGCAGCGGGCTATACTATTCATCTGGTAGAAGGAAGTTATGCTAATCTAAAGATTACCACGCCTGAAGATCTTTTCTTAGCTGAACATTTACTTCATGAAAGCGCTCATTGA
- the queA gene encoding tRNA preQ1(34) S-adenosylmethionine ribosyltransferase-isomerase QueA yields the protein MKLSSFKFDLPDSLIAQHPYEDRDGARMMVLHRKTGKIEHKQFRDIIEYFGDGDVMVANDTKVFPARLYGSKEKTGAKIEVFLLRELNREMRLWDVLVDPARKIRVGNKLYFGDSDLVAEVIDNTTSRGRTIRFLFDGNHEEMMQAIYELGETPIPKDILQREVADYDEERFQTIFAKNEGAVAAPIAGIHFTKNIVRRMEINGVDFAPLTLHIGIGTFRQVEVEDLTKHKTDSENFFIPEATCNIVNRALDENKRVCAIGSTSLRAMESSVSANNRLKPLDNAWTDKFIFPPFDFKIANALLTNFHLPESILLMTTCAFGGYDTVMEAYQVAIKEKYKFFTYGDAMLII from the coding sequence ATGAAATTATCATCTTTTAAATTTGATCTCCCGGATAGTTTGATAGCACAACATCCTTATGAGGATCGTGATGGTGCACGTATGATGGTTCTTCATAGAAAGACCGGGAAGATTGAGCATAAGCAGTTTAGAGATATTATTGAGTATTTCGGTGACGGAGACGTCATGGTAGCGAATGATACAAAAGTATTCCCTGCACGTCTTTATGGTTCTAAGGAAAAAACAGGAGCTAAGATCGAAGTATTCCTGTTAAGAGAGCTTAACAGAGAAATGCGTTTGTGGGACGTTTTGGTGGATCCTGCAAGAAAAATTCGCGTGGGCAACAAGCTGTACTTCGGAGATAGCGACTTAGTGGCTGAAGTAATAGATAACACTACTTCCCGTGGTAGAACCATTCGTTTCTTGTTTGATGGAAATCATGAGGAAATGATGCAAGCCATTTACGAATTAGGTGAAACACCCATCCCTAAGGACATTCTTCAAAGGGAAGTGGCGGATTATGATGAGGAAAGGTTCCAAACCATCTTTGCTAAGAACGAAGGTGCTGTAGCTGCTCCTATTGCTGGAATTCACTTTACTAAGAACATTGTTCGTAGAATGGAAATCAATGGTGTTGATTTTGCCCCATTGACTTTACATATAGGAATCGGAACCTTTAGACAGGTTGAAGTGGAGGATTTGACTAAACATAAGACAGATTCTGAAAACTTCTTCATTCCTGAAGCTACCTGTAATATAGTTAACCGAGCATTAGATGAGAACAAGAGAGTTTGTGCTATTGGTAGTACTTCTCTTCGTGCTATGGAGAGCTCGGTTTCTGCTAATAACCGGTTGAAGCCATTGGACAATGCCTGGACAGATAAGTTTATCTTCCCTCCATTTGACTTCAAAATTGCGAATGCCTTGTTGACGAACTTCCATTTGCCGGAGTCCATTTTGTTGATGACTACCTGTGCATTTGGTGGATACGATACCGTAATGGAAGCGTATCAAGTGGCTATTAAAGAGAAATACAAGTTCTTCACCTATGGTGATGCTATGTTGATCATATAA
- a CDS encoding dihydroorotase: MERLVKNIKVIDKNSPYHGQKVDLLVSGGKIVGINTESKAEVFDGTDLCVSPGWTDGGTHFKDPGYEWLDDLNSIHEAAAYGGFTRVIGFPNTTPVIQTKEAITYFEHFNRTKPVQLLNLAAVTRECKGEDFTDMIDLHKGGAVGFSDGKEAIQNSDIFLKTLLYLQPLNAVLVVKSEDKYLSMYGQMHEGVTSTLLGMKGIPSAGEELMIMRNLKLLEYSGVQSSLPVLHFSTISTKGSVELIREAKAKGLPVSCDIAAHHLVFKDEDLMGFDTHYKVYPPFRSTEDIEALLEGLKDGTIDMVISDHNSWDAEHKTLEFDVAEFGAVGLQTVFSVCVEKLGLDLAMEKLVYNPRNIFRLPTSSIKEGEEADLTIFSVEEEYECSEDYLKSKGKNTPFLGKVLKGRAKAVVNNRQFKSL, from the coding sequence GATCGTCGGCATCAATACGGAGTCAAAAGCGGAAGTATTTGATGGAACCGACTTATGTGTATCTCCGGGTTGGACGGATGGGGGTACCCATTTTAAGGATCCGGGATACGAGTGGCTAGATGATCTGAATTCGATTCATGAAGCGGCCGCTTATGGTGGATTTACCCGAGTTATTGGTTTTCCGAATACCACACCGGTCATTCAAACCAAAGAGGCCATAACTTATTTCGAGCATTTTAACCGTACTAAGCCTGTACAACTCCTTAATCTAGCAGCCGTAACGCGCGAGTGTAAGGGGGAAGATTTTACGGACATGATAGACCTGCATAAAGGTGGTGCCGTAGGATTTTCTGACGGAAAAGAAGCCATTCAAAATTCAGACATCTTCCTTAAGACACTGCTTTACTTACAGCCTTTGAATGCGGTATTGGTAGTTAAATCAGAAGATAAATATCTGAGCATGTACGGTCAAATGCATGAAGGGGTTACTTCTACTTTATTAGGTATGAAAGGTATTCCTTCTGCCGGAGAGGAATTGATGATAATGAGGAACCTGAAACTTCTGGAATATAGTGGTGTGCAGTCTTCATTGCCGGTACTTCATTTCTCTACTATCTCTACCAAAGGTTCTGTAGAATTGATTCGTGAAGCGAAAGCAAAAGGGTTGCCGGTATCTTGTGATATAGCTGCGCATCATTTGGTTTTCAAAGATGAGGATCTTATGGGATTTGACACCCACTATAAGGTGTATCCTCCTTTCAGATCTACGGAGGATATAGAAGCCTTATTAGAAGGTTTGAAGGATGGTACCATAGATATGGTGATCTCAGATCACAATTCTTGGGATGCAGAGCATAAGACCTTGGAGTTTGATGTAGCTGAATTTGGAGCAGTTGGCCTACAAACGGTATTCTCCGTATGTGTAGAAAAATTGGGACTGGATCTAGCTATGGAGAAATTGGTTTATAATCCTAGAAATATCTTCCGTCTTCCTACGAGTTCAATTAAGGAGGGAGAAGAAGCAGATTTGACCATCTTCTCAGTAGAGGAGGAATATGAGTGCTCAGAAGATTACTTAAAATCGAAAGGGAAGAACACTCCATTTTTAGGTAAGGTCTTAAAAGGCAGGGCGAAGGCCGTAGTGAATAATAGACAATTCAAAAGCTTATGA
- a CDS encoding DUF4199 domain-containing protein has protein sequence MEKVSTARIALKWGLIFGLVSIVINTIVYTFNLLEHQMLNGLISLVLSFAILYFAFKEFRDLNNGFMKFGQGVGLGSLLFVTAGVLASTYDLVYKRVIDPTVIEKQLDLIQQQNEKMGMSPEMIEQAMEKSRPFIEGPFAFVIMVLSLAFIGLLCSLIMAAIMKKNPPVFE, from the coding sequence ATGGAAAAAGTTTCTACTGCACGTATCGCACTAAAATGGGGTCTTATCTTCGGTCTAGTAAGTATTGTTATCAATACAATAGTGTACACTTTTAATCTATTGGAGCATCAAATGTTGAATGGTTTGATCTCCTTAGTATTGTCTTTTGCCATCCTGTACTTTGCCTTTAAAGAGTTTCGTGATCTGAATAACGGATTCATGAAGTTTGGCCAAGGCGTAGGTTTGGGAAGCTTGTTGTTTGTGACTGCGGGAGTTTTAGCTTCTACTTATGATTTGGTGTATAAAAGAGTTATTGATCCTACAGTTATTGAAAAGCAGTTGGATTTAATCCAACAGCAAAACGAGAAGATGGGGATGTCTCCTGAAATGATAGAACAGGCTATGGAGAAATCTAGACCTTTTATTGAAGGACCTTTTGCTTTTGTAATCATGGTGCTTTCGCTTGCGTTCATCGGCTTGTTGTGCTCTTTAATTATGGCGGCCATCATGAAGAAGAATCCGCCGGTTTTTGAATAA
- a CDS encoding DUF4199 domain-containing protein, with protein sequence MNPIVRKSLIFGSIAGGVCFLFFLVMYFLNPNPLALRRPDLGINIIFIGVAIWYYKRENGGYLHFYEGFSLGFLTNIIAALLTGVLIFLFLQYVDVRPFEEWTAWSKNLLLTDRERSKELMNEQTFQQLLKSFEEKSPAVIIGDELIFKQIAIVACTLFSMGMRKIKP encoded by the coding sequence ATGAATCCTATAGTTAGAAAATCTTTGATCTTTGGATCCATAGCAGGTGGAGTTTGCTTCTTATTCTTTTTGGTGATGTATTTTTTGAATCCCAATCCACTGGCGCTAAGACGGCCTGATTTGGGTATTAATATCATTTTTATAGGTGTAGCCATTTGGTATTACAAGAGAGAGAATGGAGGCTATCTTCATTTCTATGAAGGGTTTTCTTTAGGATTTTTGACGAATATTATCGCCGCTTTGCTAACTGGCGTCCTTATTTTTTTATTTTTGCAATATGTGGATGTGCGTCCCTTCGAAGAATGGACGGCGTGGAGTAAGAATTTACTACTGACTGATAGAGAAAGGAGCAAAGAGTTAATGAATGAACAAACCTTTCAGCAACTTCTTAAATCCTTTGAGGAGAAGTCCCCGGCTGTCATCATAGGAGATGAACTAATCTTTAAACAAATAGCAATTGTAGCCTGTACTTTATTTAGTATGGGTATGCGTAAAATCAAACCTTAA
- the meaB gene encoding methylmalonyl Co-A mutase-associated GTPase MeaB: MKALIDGIIRGERPSLAKAITLLESSLPQDRQNAAELLRSLPSNDRPTLRIGVTGVPGVGKSTLIESLGLSFIQDGHKVAVLAIDPSSTVTGGSILGDKTRMQQLSQEMDAFIRPSPSKGTLGGLSEHTLQLIKLVEAAGFDRIIVETVGVGQSETDVKQVCDLVLLLTMPTVGDELQGVKRGIMERVDLVVVNKIDLYSEKMVQAFSQGIRQSMHLYQQDLPVFQVSAESGRGMEELVEYLRRQEAGDRKEADLLEFRLRLNQLQKELWDEMVGGLQKEWEEKVLQGGMLPEEAAWELLNTFKQSLQ; encoded by the coding sequence ATGAAAGCGCTCATTGATGGAATAATAAGAGGGGAGCGCCCTAGTTTGGCCAAAGCCATAACCCTGCTTGAAAGTTCCCTGCCTCAGGATAGGCAAAATGCCGCGGAACTTCTAAGATCTTTACCCAGTAATGATCGTCCTACCTTAAGGATAGGAGTGACCGGTGTGCCGGGAGTAGGCAAAAGTACCCTGATAGAATCCCTAGGCTTATCTTTTATTCAAGACGGTCACAAGGTGGCGGTCTTAGCTATTGATCCCTCTTCAACGGTTACCGGTGGTAGCATCTTAGGCGACAAAACCAGGATGCAGCAACTCTCTCAAGAAATGGATGCCTTTATACGTCCTAGTCCGTCTAAAGGGACTTTAGGGGGACTGAGTGAGCACACCCTACAATTGATCAAATTAGTGGAAGCGGCCGGGTTTGATCGCATTATTGTGGAGACGGTAGGGGTGGGGCAGTCGGAAACTGACGTAAAGCAAGTCTGTGATCTGGTCTTGCTCCTAACTATGCCCACAGTAGGTGATGAGTTACAGGGCGTCAAGAGGGGCATAATGGAAAGAGTGGATCTTGTGGTGGTCAATAAGATAGACCTTTATTCGGAGAAGATGGTTCAGGCTTTTTCTCAAGGGATTCGTCAGTCCATGCATTTGTACCAACAAGATTTGCCGGTTTTTCAAGTTTCAGCTGAAAGTGGTAGAGGAATGGAAGAATTGGTAGAATACCTGAGAAGACAAGAAGCCGGGGATAGAAAAGAAGCTGACTTGCTCGAGTTTAGATTGCGGCTCAACCAATTGCAGAAAGAACTTTGGGACGAAATGGTGGGTGGACTTCAAAAAGAATGGGAAGAAAAAGTTCTTCAGGGAGGCATGCTGCCTGAAGAGGCAGCATGGGAACTCCTGAACACGTTTAAACAGTCTCTACAGTGA
- the gldF gene encoding gliding motility-associated ABC transporter permease subunit GldF: MWSIFRKEVASFFNSLIAYIVIGVFLLLNGWLFWIYPETSILDYGYAEMDTFFQLCPFILLFFIPAVTMRTFSEELRSGTMEYLLTRPVSLWGIILGKYLSCLLIFCLALLPTLIYYFSLYVLGNPAGNIDSAAVAGSYFGLMLLAGVYAAIGVFLSSLTKNQVVAFLVSALVCYVVFVGLDQFSQLFSGSVQYLIAQVGLSIHYNSLGKGVLDSRDIIYMGSVSVLFLLLTYQSLNNIRK, translated from the coding sequence ATGTGGAGTATTTTTAGGAAAGAAGTTGCCTCCTTTTTCAATTCATTAATAGCATATATCGTTATTGGGGTCTTTTTACTCCTTAATGGTTGGTTGTTTTGGATCTATCCTGAAACCAGTATTCTGGATTATGGATATGCGGAGATGGATACTTTTTTCCAACTGTGCCCTTTTATACTTTTGTTTTTTATTCCTGCGGTTACCATGAGGACCTTTTCGGAAGAGTTGAGGTCCGGTACCATGGAGTATTTATTAACTCGCCCTGTCTCTCTTTGGGGAATAATTCTAGGTAAATATCTTTCATGTTTGTTGATCTTTTGCCTGGCATTACTTCCTACTTTGATTTATTACTTTAGTCTATATGTACTAGGTAATCCCGCAGGAAATATAGATTCTGCGGCAGTAGCAGGCTCGTATTTCGGGTTGATGTTACTGGCTGGTGTTTATGCTGCCATTGGTGTTTTTCTATCTTCTTTGACCAAAAATCAGGTGGTGGCCTTTCTGGTGTCAGCTCTGGTTTGCTATGTGGTTTTTGTAGGTTTGGATCAGTTCTCTCAATTGTTTTCCGGTAGTGTCCAATACTTAATCGCGCAGGTAGGATTAAGTATTCATTATAATTCCCTAGGTAAGGGTGTCTTAGACAGTAGAGATATCATCTATATGGGTAGTGTCTCTGTTTTGTTTCTCTTGTTAACATATCAATCATTAAACAACATTCGTAAATGA
- a CDS encoding NADPH-dependent FMN reductase — translation MKIKIISGSPRQRSLTVRVAKHLLKRLKEEKVDVELIDLREHQIPFVETVWSTLDKVPSEFKELGEKIFSADAFILVSPEYNGGYSPALKNLLDHFPKQSRKVFGIATATDGALGAMRSAQQLIQMVAAFFGILSPQLLITPHVDKKFDEEGNLTDDSFQKAIDTFVSEFLWLAKKIKD, via the coding sequence ATGAAGATCAAAATTATTTCAGGAAGTCCACGACAAAGAAGTTTAACCGTGCGGGTGGCGAAGCACCTTTTAAAAAGATTGAAGGAAGAGAAGGTAGATGTAGAACTCATTGATTTGAGAGAACATCAGATTCCATTTGTGGAAACCGTTTGGAGCACTTTGGATAAAGTGCCATCAGAATTCAAAGAATTAGGAGAAAAGATATTCTCAGCGGATGCTTTTATTTTGGTTTCTCCAGAATATAATGGCGGATATTCTCCGGCACTGAAGAATCTTTTAGACCATTTTCCTAAGCAAAGTAGAAAGGTATTTGGTATAGCTACCGCTACAGACGGAGCATTAGGGGCCATGCGCTCGGCGCAGCAACTCATTCAAATGGTGGCTGCCTTCTTTGGTATTCTGAGTCCTCAATTATTAATCACTCCACATGTAGACAAGAAATTTGACGAAGAAGGAAATTTAACGGATGATAGCTTCCAAAAGGCCATTGATACCTTCGTGAGTGAATTCCTTTGGTTAGCAAAAAAAATTAAGGATTGA
- a CDS encoding neutral/alkaline non-lysosomal ceramidase N-terminal domain-containing protein has translation MRKFIKFVLVFFVVILVLLLALVQWIPRTPYEQTEHFKEWRNMDLDFEQIDSTYEVGWAKENITPDFSVPLAGFGKRKGRHFESVHDSIYVRAFAIRSGKRIIHLVSADLLFIPPKVVEKLVAKGVDLRNVHLAATHSHSSIGGWESSITGMLFGGKYDQRVVDFLADKFYFAIQQSTLNLSPGEITYGEVIDDEDVRFRMNSDDGVRDREIRGLSFIKDTGERAHLVTYSAHNTTLGDRNSQLSRDYSGVLVDSLLPDFGAYMAGAVAGMGPVEVGDTEFDEAKHQGAGVYKHFQKRTEKKVGAGLVSEWIKIPLPKPVARLSKHWGLRPWVFRWAFGDYDAYVKVTRLGSTLLLGMPADFSGEIMVELDEYATAKGLDLIITSFNGGYIGYITHDKRYDSGHYETVTMSWYGYQSGGYFTQISKDIIDRLK, from the coding sequence ATGAGAAAATTTATAAAATTTGTTTTGGTCTTCTTTGTCGTAATTCTGGTCCTTTTGTTGGCTCTGGTGCAGTGGATTCCGCGCACACCTTACGAACAGACCGAACATTTTAAGGAGTGGAGAAACATGGATTTGGATTTTGAACAGATAGATTCCACTTATGAGGTAGGATGGGCGAAAGAGAATATCACTCCTGATTTTTCTGTGCCATTGGCCGGGTTTGGGAAGAGAAAGGGTAGGCATTTTGAGTCTGTACATGATTCTATTTATGTAAGGGCTTTTGCTATACGTTCAGGAAAGCGGATTATCCATTTGGTGTCAGCAGACCTATTGTTTATTCCACCTAAGGTGGTGGAAAAACTGGTGGCGAAAGGGGTAGACCTGAGAAATGTCCATTTAGCAGCTACACATAGTCACAGTAGTATTGGAGGCTGGGAAAGCAGTATTACAGGTATGCTTTTTGGAGGGAAATATGATCAAAGAGTAGTAGACTTTTTAGCGGATAAGTTTTATTTCGCCATCCAACAGTCCACATTAAACTTGAGTCCGGGAGAAATCACCTATGGAGAGGTTATAGATGACGAGGACGTAAGGTTCAGGATGAATTCAGATGACGGGGTAAGAGATAGAGAGATACGCGGCTTAAGTTTTATAAAAGATACGGGAGAAAGAGCACACTTGGTTACTTATTCTGCGCATAACACTACTTTGGGGGATAGAAATTCCCAACTTTCACGAGACTATTCCGGAGTCTTAGTGGATTCCCTGCTGCCTGATTTCGGAGCTTATATGGCGGGGGCAGTTGCAGGAATGGGACCAGTAGAAGTGGGGGACACTGAGTTTGATGAGGCGAAGCATCAGGGCGCAGGTGTTTATAAACATTTTCAAAAGAGAACAGAGAAAAAGGTAGGCGCCGGTTTGGTTTCAGAATGGATAAAGATCCCTCTTCCAAAACCCGTGGCTCGATTGAGTAAACATTGGGGTCTAAGGCCTTGGGTCTTTAGGTGGGCCTTTGGGGATTATGATGCATATGTCAAGGTCACACGTCTAGGTTCAACCTTACTATTGGGCATGCCTGCAGATTTTTCCGGTGAAATTATGGTTGAACTGGATGAATACGCCACAGCGAAAGGTTTGGATTTGATCATAACGAGTTTTAATGGAGGGTATATTGGCTATATTACACACGATAAAAGATACGACTCCGGACACTATGAAACCGTAACCATGTCTTGGTATGGGTATCAGAGTGGAGGATATTTTACACAAATTTCAAAGGATATAATTGACCGTTTAAAATGA